In Pseudomonas hamedanensis, a single window of DNA contains:
- a CDS encoding chemotaxis protein CheB, protein MNGTPSLPRIEAVVIGASAGGVEALLTLLGPLRQGFVLPIIIVLHLPEERRSQLAEVFARRLALPVKEAEDKQDIEAGTVYFATPGYHLSVEEDRSLSLSLEDRVNHSRPSIDYLFESAADVYGPTLAAVLLTGANHDGARGLAVVKQRGGLTIVQDPTEAQVATMPQAALNVHQPDHVLTIHGIGRLLVELERIAC, encoded by the coding sequence ATGAACGGCACCCCAAGCCTGCCTCGAATCGAGGCTGTTGTGATCGGTGCGTCGGCCGGCGGCGTTGAAGCGCTGCTGACGCTGCTTGGCCCGCTGCGCCAAGGGTTTGTGCTGCCGATCATTATCGTCCTGCATCTGCCCGAAGAACGCCGCAGTCAGCTGGCCGAAGTGTTTGCCCGACGTCTGGCCCTGCCGGTCAAAGAGGCCGAAGACAAACAGGATATCGAGGCCGGCACGGTGTATTTCGCCACCCCCGGTTATCACCTATCGGTGGAGGAGGATCGCAGCCTGTCCTTGAGTCTCGAGGATCGCGTGAACCACTCCCGGCCTTCGATCGATTACCTGTTCGAGTCGGCCGCCGACGTTTACGGCCCGACATTGGCTGCCGTATTGCTGACCGGCGCCAACCACGACGGCGCACGTGGCCTGGCCGTCGTCAAACAGCGGGGCGGACTGACCATCGTCCAGGACCCCACAGAAGCACAAGTTGCCACCATGCCCCAGGCTGCGCTGAATGTTCACCAGCCGGATCATGTCCTAACCATTCACGGCATCGGCCGTCTGCTTGTCGAGCTGGAACGAATCGCATGCTGA
- a CDS encoding hybrid sensor histidine kinase/response regulator translates to MLSNIQAKLLIVDDLPENLLALEALIKREDRTVYKALSADEALSLLLQHEFAMAILDVQMPGMNGFELAELMRGTEKTKNIPIIFVSAAGRELNYAFKGYESGAVDFLHKPLDIHAVKSKVNVFVDLYRQSKAMKQQVEALEQARREQEALLQQLQSTQLELEQAVRMRDDFMSIVAHEVRTPLNGLILETQLRKMHLARDNASAFTLDKMHAMVDRDERQIKSLIRLIEDMLDVSRIRTGKLSIRPSHFDLVQLVSNLLQNFAQQIEAAETEVSFTAAEPVEGHWDEFRIEQVVSNLLTNALRYGGRSPIQVRVYRVDDEARIEVQDHGIGISAENQKRIFQQFERVSAKTVVAGLGLGLFISEQIVAAHGGSIVVESEINEGALFRVCLPIQENGTSDATSE, encoded by the coding sequence ATGCTGAGTAATATCCAAGCCAAATTGCTGATCGTCGACGATCTGCCGGAAAACCTGCTGGCCCTTGAAGCGTTGATCAAGCGTGAAGACCGCACCGTCTACAAGGCGCTGTCGGCAGATGAAGCGTTGTCGCTGCTGCTGCAGCACGAATTCGCCATGGCCATCCTCGATGTACAAATGCCCGGCATGAACGGCTTTGAACTCGCCGAGTTGATGCGCGGCACCGAGAAAACCAAGAACATCCCGATCATCTTCGTCAGCGCCGCCGGCCGTGAACTGAACTATGCGTTCAAGGGCTACGAGAGCGGTGCGGTGGATTTCCTGCACAAGCCGCTGGATATCCATGCGGTGAAGAGCAAGGTCAACGTCTTTGTCGATTTGTATCGCCAGAGCAAGGCGATGAAGCAGCAGGTCGAAGCACTGGAGCAGGCGCGCCGCGAGCAGGAAGCCTTGCTCCAGCAGTTGCAGAGTACCCAGCTTGAGTTGGAGCAGGCCGTGCGTATGCGTGATGACTTCATGTCAATCGTCGCCCACGAAGTGCGCACGCCACTCAACGGGCTGATACTGGAAACCCAACTGCGCAAGATGCACCTGGCGCGGGACAACGCCTCGGCGTTCACGCTCGACAAGATGCACGCGATGGTCGACCGCGATGAACGGCAGATCAAAAGCCTGATCCGGCTGATCGAAGACATGCTCGACGTGTCGCGCATTCGCACCGGCAAGCTGTCGATCCGGCCGAGCCATTTCGATCTGGTGCAATTGGTGAGCAATCTGCTGCAAAACTTCGCGCAGCAGATCGAGGCGGCGGAAACCGAAGTGTCGTTCACCGCAGCGGAGCCGGTGGAGGGGCACTGGGATGAATTCCGGATCGAGCAGGTGGTGTCCAATCTGCTGACCAACGCCTTGCGTTACGGTGGTCGCAGTCCGATTCAGGTGCGCGTTTACCGCGTCGATGATGAGGCGCGCATCGAAGTGCAGGATCACGGCATCGGCATCAGTGCCGAGAACCAGAAGCGTATTTTTCAACAGTTCGAACGGGTCTCCGCCAAGACGGTAGTGGCCGGGCTCGGACTGGGTCTGTTCATCTCCGAGCAGATCGTCGCCGCCCATGGCGGCTCCATCGTCGTCGAGAGTGAAATCAACGAAGGCGCCCTGTTTCGCGTTTGTCTGCCCATCCAGGAAAACGGCACATCCGACGCAACCTCTGAGTGA
- a CDS encoding response regulator, protein MSVDAQDVVLVVEDEPVILMVLTDYLSGQGYRVLQAENGEQAFEILASKPHLDMLITDYRLPGGISGVQIAEPAVKLRPDLKVIFISGYPQEIRETGRPITSKAPILEKPFDLDVLQEKIQELLA, encoded by the coding sequence ATGAGCGTAGATGCGCAAGATGTTGTACTCGTCGTCGAAGACGAACCGGTTATCTTGATGGTTCTGACCGATTACTTGTCAGGGCAGGGCTATCGCGTACTGCAAGCGGAAAACGGCGAGCAGGCATTCGAAATCCTCGCCAGCAAACCGCACCTGGACATGTTGATCACTGACTACCGTTTGCCGGGCGGCATCTCCGGCGTGCAGATCGCCGAACCTGCCGTGAAGTTGCGACCTGACCTCAAGGTGATTTTCATCAGCGGCTATCCGCAGGAAATCCGCGAGACCGGTAGGCCGATTACCAGCAAGGCGCCGATCCTCGAAAAACCATTTGATCTCGACGTGTTGCAGGAAAAGATCCAGGAATTGCTGGCCTGA
- a CDS encoding RHS repeat-associated core domain-containing protein, translating into MHRHTPKLAVIEPRGAAVREVSYFRRSGLDELQAYVWQTVHDLPRRASHTRDPRLFLRFQSDDTSPANQTSITTLSGASLLSVNVDAGWRLTLTGASGQPLESWDQKLNHRRVQYDAWLRPTFVFDRSAGESEHRSECLSYADASIESARHNRCGQLVRHDDAAGSAYFTEFGLNGAPIEQSRRFLKELNEPDWPEEASKRDALLEDWNAITGMDYNASGDLIRHVDAQGNQQLLRQTMAGELAQACLKPVGANEYTTLVADIRYNASGQIEQQTAGNGVVTRSVFDSQNGRLNSLAAQAANEPVLQDLAYDYDPVGKLLSITDSAQPIHYFRNQRVAPLTAYGYDTLGQLIKASGRQRIRALSGPQLPEFISPADPLQLENYQQTFDYDSAGNLCMLQHTADSGSRCERTAVALTSNRSLPYTVAGERPDEVEIARRYDANGNLNLLQTGQNLLWDRRNQLRQVHQVIRKNGPNDSECYFYDCTGQRLRKIRTAHTPELTRTHETRYLPGLEIRTTPEETLHIITVQAGRCTVQVLHWERGRPSRVADNQHRYILTDHLGSSSLELDFEAHLISQESYYAYGATAWWAGRDEVEASYRTVRYSRQERDATGLYYYGFRYYMPWRQRWLSADPGGTHDGLNLYAMVGGNPVGYVDLQGLSRWETAKAMIWAGGFDFAAKVPAAAIGYLIKAANPASWVLAVAGGASAAINGAITGAAWVAHNQNEDIGRLRRYAERSAGALGGAVLTAAPVAVEHFFTPGLNLAAIDQITSLGDNFGFEFFSQFEASRPNNDWTGTPPRAGINAEIGATVLTKGVSKLIDYNLFGPAQSLSVSLAQEVLYPAATKGAVAMSMSFSRSYFPEEAPYQESRDLSQFSVVKQLSNVAGRDSFSAVPRLAAQGLQLEGVSAVISDGVRETVNYAVNSGFQIMRNAYKRDIKSGLQKMVKTNRPPLADTKVQNYGAV; encoded by the coding sequence ATGCATCGTCACACGCCAAAGCTTGCCGTCATTGAACCTCGTGGTGCCGCGGTACGCGAGGTCTCGTACTTTCGGCGATCGGGCCTGGACGAGCTTCAAGCCTATGTCTGGCAAACGGTTCATGACCTTCCGCGCCGCGCGAGTCACACGCGTGATCCGCGGCTGTTTTTGCGCTTTCAAAGCGACGATACCTCTCCCGCCAACCAGACCAGCATCACCACTCTGTCCGGAGCATCCTTGTTATCGGTCAACGTGGATGCCGGTTGGCGTTTGACGTTGACGGGAGCGTCTGGCCAGCCTCTTGAAAGCTGGGATCAAAAGCTCAATCACCGCCGCGTGCAATACGATGCGTGGCTGCGCCCGACGTTCGTGTTCGACCGTTCGGCCGGCGAGTCCGAGCACCGAAGCGAATGCCTGTCTTACGCCGACGCCAGCATCGAGTCTGCCCGGCATAATCGCTGCGGGCAGTTGGTCCGTCATGACGACGCGGCGGGTTCGGCGTACTTTACTGAGTTTGGCCTCAACGGTGCGCCTATCGAGCAATCTCGGCGATTCCTCAAAGAACTGAATGAGCCGGACTGGCCTGAAGAGGCAAGTAAGCGCGACGCCTTGCTGGAAGATTGGAATGCCATCACCGGTATGGACTACAACGCTTCAGGTGACTTGATCCGGCACGTTGATGCGCAGGGCAATCAACAATTGCTGCGACAGACCATGGCCGGGGAATTGGCCCAGGCGTGTCTGAAACCGGTCGGCGCCAACGAATACACTACGTTAGTGGCTGATATCCGCTACAACGCGTCTGGTCAAATAGAACAGCAAACTGCCGGTAACGGGGTCGTCACTCGCAGCGTTTTCGACTCGCAGAATGGACGGCTCAATAGCTTGGCCGCGCAAGCGGCCAACGAGCCGGTGCTGCAGGATCTCGCGTATGACTATGATCCGGTGGGCAAGTTGCTAAGCATCACCGACAGCGCTCAGCCGATCCACTATTTCCGCAATCAACGAGTCGCGCCTCTCACCGCCTATGGGTACGACACGCTTGGGCAATTGATCAAAGCCTCTGGTCGGCAACGAATCCGGGCCCTGAGCGGGCCGCAGCTGCCCGAGTTCATCTCACCGGCGGATCCGCTGCAGCTGGAAAATTATCAGCAGACGTTTGACTACGACAGCGCTGGTAACCTTTGTATGCTGCAGCACACCGCCGACAGTGGTTCGCGCTGTGAACGCACGGCTGTCGCGCTGACAAGCAATCGTAGTTTGCCGTACACCGTCGCAGGTGAACGACCGGATGAGGTAGAAATCGCCAGGCGTTACGACGCCAACGGCAATCTCAACCTGCTGCAAACAGGCCAAAATCTTCTTTGGGACAGGCGCAACCAGTTGCGCCAGGTCCATCAAGTGATTCGTAAAAACGGTCCCAACGATAGCGAGTGCTATTTTTATGACTGCACGGGTCAACGTCTGCGTAAAATCCGCACGGCACATACCCCAGAACTGACCCGCACCCATGAAACCCGCTATTTGCCGGGGCTGGAAATCCGCACTACACCTGAAGAAACCCTGCACATCATCACTGTTCAGGCTGGCCGCTGCACTGTGCAGGTCCTGCACTGGGAAAGGGGTCGGCCCTCGCGTGTCGCCGACAATCAACATCGCTACATCCTCACCGATCATCTGGGCTCCAGCAGTCTGGAGCTGGATTTCGAGGCGCACCTGATCAGTCAGGAAAGTTACTATGCCTATGGCGCCACAGCTTGGTGGGCCGGGCGTGACGAGGTCGAGGCCAGTTACCGGACGGTGCGCTATTCAAGGCAAGAGCGCGACGCCACTGGTCTTTACTATTACGGGTTTCGTTACTACATGCCGTGGCGACAGCGATGGCTGAGTGCCGACCCAGGGGGCACCCACGATGGGCTGAATCTGTACGCGATGGTCGGTGGCAACCCGGTCGGGTATGTCGATTTGCAGGGCTTGTCGCGATGGGAGACGGCCAAGGCGATGATATGGGCCGGTGGCTTTGACTTTGCAGCAAAAGTGCCTGCGGCGGCTATCGGCTATCTCATAAAGGCTGCGAATCCGGCGAGTTGGGTGTTGGCAGTTGCAGGCGGGGCTTCGGCAGCGATCAATGGGGCGATCACGGGAGCAGCATGGGTCGCTCATAATCAGAATGAAGATATCGGTCGTTTACGGCGATATGCAGAGCGTTCCGCGGGAGCCTTGGGAGGCGCAGTATTAACGGCTGCTCCTGTGGCGGTTGAGCATTTTTTCACCCCGGGATTGAATCTTGCGGCAATCGATCAGATCACGTCATTAGGGGATAACTTCGGGTTTGAATTTTTTTCTCAATTCGAAGCAAGCCGGCCGAACAATGATTGGACGGGGACGCCTCCAAGAGCCGGTATTAACGCTGAGATCGGCGCTACGGTGCTGACTAAAGGGGTTTCCAAATTAATTGATTACAACCTGTTTGGTCCTGCGCAATCCCTTTCTGTAAGCCTTGCCCAAGAGGTTTTGTACCCCGCAGCTACCAAAGGGGCGGTGGCCATGAGTATGAGTTTTTCCCGCAGTTATTTCCCGGAGGAGGCGCCATACCAGGAAAGTCGAGATCTCTCGCAGTTTTCAGTTGTAAAACAGCTCAGCAATGTGGCCGGCCGAGATTCTTTTAGCGCGGTCCCTCGACTGGCGGCGCAAGGGCTGCAGCTTGAGGGCGTGAGCGCCGTAATCAGCGACGGCGTACGAGAAACCGTGAATTACGCTGTAAACTCCGGGTTTCAGATAATGCGAAATGCTTATAAACGCGACATAAAGTCCGGCCTGCAGAAAATGGTGAAAACGAATCGCCCACCGCTTGCTGACACAAAGGTTCAAAACTATGGGGCCGTTTGA
- a CDS encoding ATP-binding protein → MTVNTPLAERVLILAPLGRDSQIALKILNEAGYEGQITASLGALCAELEFGAGLLLIAAEALRGPELEGLILYLDQQPAWSDLPIVLLTHHGGQEQGPPSGLSELLGNVTFLERPFHPATLVSLVTAALRGRRRQYEARDRLIDLSESERRLQSTLETLEQQVEERTAQLRHNEEALRQSQKMEAVGQLTGGIAHDFNNMLTGIIGSLELLRRRLARGRTEDLDSLIDLGVTSANRAAGLTHRLLAFSRRQSLDPKAVQMNTLVLSMGELLQRSLNESIHLEMRLDDDLWVAEADPNQLESALLNLVINARDAMPEGGKLVVATSNEVLHPEFTEAYSNLEPGDYVMLSVTDNGSGMPQSVVSRAFDPFFTTKPIGQGTGLGLSMIYGFSKQSRGHVSIDSEIDQGTTVKLYLPRFRGEEIELPVSDSQQAPYAMDGETVLIVEDDPAVRVLVSAVLSELGYAFVEASDADGAMPILNSSQRIDLLISDVGLPGMNGRQLAEVGRQYRPGLKVLFITGYAEHAAVRGGFLDSGMQMITKPFTFDLLTAKVREMIRG, encoded by the coding sequence GTGACGGTCAACACGCCGCTGGCCGAACGGGTCCTGATTCTGGCGCCCTTGGGTCGCGACAGTCAGATCGCGCTGAAGATCCTCAACGAAGCAGGTTACGAGGGTCAGATCACGGCGAGTCTCGGTGCCCTGTGCGCCGAACTCGAATTCGGCGCCGGGCTGCTGTTGATCGCTGCGGAAGCCTTGCGCGGGCCAGAGCTGGAAGGGCTGATCCTCTACCTCGATCAGCAGCCCGCCTGGTCCGACCTGCCCATCGTGCTGTTGACCCATCACGGCGGCCAGGAACAAGGCCCGCCGTCCGGCCTGAGCGAATTGCTCGGCAACGTGACCTTTCTTGAGCGCCCCTTCCACCCGGCGACACTGGTCAGTCTGGTCACCGCGGCCTTGCGCGGACGGCGACGACAATATGAAGCCCGCGACCGCCTGATTGATCTGAGCGAAAGCGAACGGCGCCTGCAATCGACCCTGGAGACCCTCGAACAACAGGTCGAAGAACGCACTGCGCAACTTCGTCATAACGAAGAAGCGTTGCGCCAGTCGCAGAAGATGGAAGCGGTCGGTCAACTTACCGGCGGCATCGCACACGATTTCAACAACATGCTGACGGGTATTATCGGCAGCCTGGAACTGTTGCGCCGGCGTTTGGCCCGGGGCCGTACCGAAGACCTCGACAGCCTGATTGACCTTGGCGTGACCTCAGCCAACCGCGCCGCCGGCCTGACCCACCGCCTGCTGGCGTTCTCCCGGCGCCAGTCGCTCGACCCCAAAGCCGTGCAAATGAACACGCTGGTGCTGTCGATGGGTGAACTGCTGCAACGCAGTCTCAACGAAAGTATTCATCTGGAAATGCGCCTGGATGACGACCTCTGGGTCGCCGAAGCCGACCCCAATCAACTGGAAAGCGCCCTGCTCAACCTGGTGATCAACGCCCGCGATGCCATGCCCGAAGGCGGCAAACTGGTGGTGGCGACCAGCAATGAGGTGCTGCATCCGGAGTTCACCGAGGCCTACAGCAATCTGGAGCCTGGTGATTACGTCATGCTCAGCGTTACCGACAATGGCAGCGGCATGCCGCAAAGTGTGGTCAGCCGCGCCTTCGACCCGTTCTTTACAACCAAACCCATCGGCCAGGGCACCGGGCTGGGCCTGTCGATGATTTACGGCTTCAGCAAACAATCACGCGGCCATGTGTCGATCGACAGCGAGATTGACCAGGGCACCACCGTCAAACTGTACCTGCCGCGCTTTCGCGGTGAGGAAATCGAACTCCCTGTGTCGGATTCGCAGCAAGCGCCCTATGCCATGGATGGCGAAACCGTGCTCATCGTTGAAGACGATCCGGCCGTACGCGTGCTGGTCAGCGCTGTACTCAGTGAGTTGGGGTATGCCTTCGTCGAGGCCAGTGATGCGGACGGCGCCATGCCGATCCTGAACTCTTCGCAGCGCATCGACCTGTTGATCAGCGATGTCGGCCTGCCCGGCATGAATGGCCGGCAACTGGCGGAGGTCGGCCGCCAGTACCGACCAGGCCTGAAGGTATTGTTCATTACCGGATACGCCGAACACGCGGCGGTGCGCGGCGGATTCCTCGACTCAGGGATGCAGATGATCACCAAGCCGTTCACCTTTGATCTACTGACCGCCAAGGTGCGCGAGATGATCCGGGGATGA
- a CDS encoding ATPase domain-containing protein, whose product MTTSNELISAKAAIGVEGLDDILAGGLSRGHVFLLEGEPGTGKTTVALHFLRAGALAGERCLYITLSETEKELRQGALSHGWELNEKIEIFELTPPESLLNAEHQQSLLYSSDLELGEATRQIFEVVERFKPTRVVLDSLSEIRLLAQSSLRYRRQILAIKHYFVRYDATVLLLDDLTTESLDKTVHSVAHGVIRLEELTPSYGAERRRVRVVKYRGQKYRGGFHDFTIMGDGVHVFPRLVAAEHRGDYARLQLSSGIKELDALLGGGIETGSSTLILGPAGTGKSLISMIFAAAAVARGEKAALFIFDEELGLLFERMRHIGIDLKALQATGNLLIEQVDAAELSPGELSYRVRRCVDERDIKTVVIDSINGYQAAMPEENALVLHMHELLLYLNRKGAATFMTVAQHGLVGDMQAPVDITYLADTVILLRYFEALGKVRRAISIIKKRTGNHESTIREYRISARGMTIGQPLESFQGVLRGVPTYMGASNPLLEDESL is encoded by the coding sequence TTGACTACATCAAACGAGTTGATCAGTGCGAAAGCCGCCATCGGCGTTGAAGGTCTCGATGACATTCTGGCCGGTGGACTGTCTCGTGGCCACGTGTTCCTGCTCGAGGGTGAACCCGGTACGGGTAAAACCACGGTGGCCCTGCATTTCCTTCGTGCCGGCGCGCTGGCAGGCGAACGCTGCCTGTACATCACGCTCTCGGAAACCGAGAAGGAACTGCGCCAGGGCGCACTCTCCCATGGCTGGGAGCTGAACGAAAAAATCGAAATATTCGAGCTGACGCCGCCGGAAAGCCTGCTCAACGCCGAGCACCAGCAAAGCCTGCTGTACTCCTCGGACCTTGAACTGGGCGAGGCAACCCGGCAGATTTTCGAGGTGGTCGAACGCTTCAAACCGACGCGCGTCGTCCTCGACAGCCTCTCGGAGATCCGTCTGCTGGCGCAGAGCTCGTTGCGTTATCGCCGACAAATCCTCGCAATCAAGCACTACTTCGTGCGCTATGACGCCACCGTCCTGTTGCTTGACGACCTGACCACCGAATCCCTCGACAAAACCGTGCACAGCGTGGCCCATGGCGTGATTCGCCTCGAAGAGCTGACGCCGAGCTACGGCGCGGAGCGCCGCCGGGTGCGCGTAGTCAAGTATCGCGGGCAGAAATACCGTGGCGGCTTTCACGACTTCACCATCATGGGCGACGGCGTGCACGTGTTTCCACGCCTGGTCGCTGCCGAGCATCGCGGCGACTATGCGCGACTGCAATTATCGAGCGGCATCAAGGAACTCGACGCGCTGCTCGGTGGCGGTATCGAAACCGGTTCAAGCACCCTGATCCTGGGTCCGGCCGGTACCGGCAAATCGCTGATCTCGATGATTTTCGCGGCCGCCGCCGTGGCCCGCGGCGAGAAGGCCGCGCTGTTCATTTTCGACGAAGAGCTGGGCCTGCTGTTCGAACGCATGCGTCATATCGGCATCGACCTCAAAGCCTTGCAGGCGACCGGCAATTTGCTGATCGAACAAGTCGACGCCGCCGAATTGTCGCCAGGCGAATTGTCATACCGCGTTCGGCGCTGTGTCGATGAGCGCGACATCAAGACCGTGGTCATCGACAGCATCAACGGCTATCAAGCGGCAATGCCGGAAGAAAACGCGCTGGTGCTGCACATGCACGAATTGCTGCTGTACCTGAACCGTAAAGGCGCGGCGACTTTCATGACCGTTGCCCAGCATGGCCTCGTCGGCGACATGCAGGCGCCGGTCGATATCACTTACCTGGCCGACACGGTGATTCTGTTGCGTTACTTCGAAGCCCTGGGCAAAGTCCGTCGGGCCATATCGATCATCAAGAAACGCACCGGCAACCATGAATCGACCATTCGTGAATACCGGATTTCCGCGCGCGGCATGACCATCGGGCAACCGCTGGAGTCCTTTCAGGGCGTACTGCGTGGCGTGCCGACCTACATGGGAGCGAGCAATCCATTGCTCGAGGATGAAAGCTTGTGA
- a CDS encoding tetratricopeptide repeat protein yields MTQSRRNLLIGLGLVLVLGVVWLSLRSATPTLPDAIKHGYSEALNAARTGEPGAARQLYQQMGRPDISVKRRVWLHGELANYPSPQALKLADADLHHEAPQVRVAAIKSVVGLVPGGQRSLLLGPLLDDGDQTVRFAAINALLGLTPDELGLYFAPLQQAIDGWQQALEGQPESAANYAQLARLYIHNAEYKQARQALDNTLRLEPGNLPALVMQIDVLDRQGQSDAARQLLAQQLKAQPDSAYLQHALGLWLLHHGQREYALLGLSKAVELEPDNKDYRYDLATTLHSAEELEAAQKQLQEIVQRHPADRKARVLLINYWKESGQLQNVQILLAQLEQLNPDDPALQQGL; encoded by the coding sequence ATGACTCAGTCCCGCCGCAACCTGCTGATCGGCCTTGGCCTCGTACTGGTCCTCGGTGTCGTCTGGCTGTCTTTGCGCAGCGCCACACCGACCCTCCCCGACGCTATCAAACATGGCTACAGCGAAGCGTTGAACGCAGCCCGAACCGGCGAACCCGGCGCGGCGCGTCAGCTGTACCAGCAAATGGGCCGGCCGGACATCTCGGTCAAGCGTCGGGTCTGGCTACATGGTGAATTAGCTAATTATCCGAGTCCACAGGCCTTGAAACTGGCCGACGCGGACTTACACCACGAAGCGCCACAAGTGCGCGTGGCTGCGATTAAAAGTGTCGTCGGTCTGGTGCCCGGCGGGCAACGCAGTCTGCTGCTCGGACCGTTGCTGGACGATGGGGATCAGACGGTCCGCTTCGCCGCCATCAATGCCCTGCTCGGTCTGACGCCTGACGAGCTGGGGCTGTACTTCGCCCCGTTGCAGCAAGCGATCGATGGCTGGCAACAGGCGCTTGAAGGACAGCCGGAAAGCGCTGCCAATTACGCGCAACTGGCGCGTCTTTACATTCATAACGCTGAATACAAGCAGGCCCGACAGGCACTGGACAATACCCTGCGGCTGGAACCCGGCAATCTGCCGGCGCTGGTGATGCAGATCGATGTGCTCGACCGTCAGGGCCAGAGCGATGCCGCGCGTCAATTGCTCGCCCAACAACTCAAGGCGCAACCCGATTCGGCCTATCTGCAACACGCCCTCGGCCTGTGGCTGTTGCACCATGGCCAGCGTGAATACGCCCTGCTCGGCCTGTCCAAGGCAGTCGAGCTGGAACCGGACAACAAAGATTACCGCTACGACCTGGCGACCACCCTGCACAGCGCAGAAGAGCTGGAAGCGGCGCAAAAGCAATTGCAGGAAATCGTCCAGCGCCACCCCGCCGACCGCAAGGCGCGGGTCCTTTTGATCAACTACTGGAAAGAAAGCGGCCAGCTGCAAAACGTGCAGATTCTGTTGGCGCAACTTGAGCAGTTGAACCCGGACGACCCGGCCCTGCAGCAAGGCCTCTGA